The following coding sequences lie in one Arabidopsis thaliana chromosome 3, partial sequence genomic window:
- a CDS encoding transferase-like protein (transferase-related; BEST Arabidopsis thaliana protein match is: HXXXD-type acyl-transferase family protein (TAIR:AT3G29635.1); Has 179 Blast hits to 179 proteins in 25 species: Archae - 0; Bacteria - 0; Metazoa - 0; Fungi - 0; Plants - 179; Viruses - 0; Other Eukaryotes - 0 (source: NCBI BLink).) produces the protein MESMCYFLYEKDGKRTLKPPPRGDISTDLVRITLQLTQEKVKKLKERAKQESARSLHDLYFSTFVVTMAYLWSCLVKARERYFGNWVFPIGYKAKLLSGRDGFLNAIEILGDSVKSLGSQGIEALASYFGWVKPVNDEIVSIDRYAAFTISERRDEIGGAEIGLCLKKMLSSYRDPAQSEMDTFMSSFNYGLDIIVSPL, from the exons ATGGAATCAATGTGCTACTTCTTGTATGAAAAAGATGGCAAGAGAACCCTAAAGCCGCCTCCAAGGGGGGATATCAGCACCGATCTTGTCCGAATCACACTCCAGCTGACTCAGGAGAAAGTCAAGAAACTTAAGGAGCGAGCCAAGCAAGAATCAGCGCGCTCTCTAcatgatctatatttctcaACGTTCGTCGTCACAATGGCCTATCTCTGGAGCTGTCTGGTGAAGGCGCGCG AGAGGTACTTTGGGAACTGGGTGTTCCCTATTGGTTACAAAGCAAAGCTATTGTCGGGAAGAGACGGTTTCTTAAACGCTATCGAGATTCTTGGAGATTCAGTCAAAAGTTTGGGTTCACAAGGAATTGAAGCACTTGCGAGTT ATTTTGGGTGGGTTAAACCCGTAAACGACGAGATTGTGTCCATTGACCGGTATGCAGCGTTCACGATATCAGAGAGGAGGGATGAGATCGGTGGCGCTGAGATAGGCTTGTGTTTGAAGAAGATGCTATCCTCGTA CCGAGACCCTGCACAGAGTGAGATGGATACTTTTATGTCTTCGTTTAATTATGGTTTGGACATAATTGTATCACCTCTTTAG